A segment of the Manihot esculenta cultivar AM560-2 chromosome 13, M.esculenta_v8, whole genome shotgun sequence genome:
ATGGGGTAATACGGTTAGGATTTTTTGCATTGGATTGGCATCTAATTAGTGCCCTGATGGAGCGGTGGCGACCAGAGACCCATACGTTTATGTTTCTCAAAGGGGAAATGACCATTACCCTTCAGGATGTAGGGTTAATAACCGGGTTACCGATCAATGGTGCAACTGTTACAGGGCGTTCACGCCACCATTGGCCATCAGTGTGTGAGGCACTATTAGGTGTCGTTCCACCTAATAGTGCCATAAGAGGTTGTTACTTGAAGATGGTATGGCTAGCTGAGGAGTTTAGTCAGCTTGCAGATGACTCTGATGAGGAAGTTGTGCAGAGGTTCGCACGCGCATACATCATGAGGGTTATTGGATCTATTTTTAGTGATACATCAGCTTCGCGTGTGAACCTTATATTTTTACCTTTGCTAGCCGACTTGGAGGAAGCCGGCAATTATAGCTGGGGTGGTGCATGTCTGGCATGGCTGTACAGACAGTTATGTAAGGCGACAAATCCTGAAGTTATGCAAATAGCAGGTCCATTGTTCATTCTCCAGATATGGGCATGGGACCGTATCACAGCAGTTTCGCcgacactgtaatacccggctagaccccggtatcggaattcctacgttccggcggatttcccgttggaagtcgggattcgaggatgtcggagcttgccctaagggtataagaaaggtttttaagatgtttttttaaGTGTTCTTATcatttgagttaagaaaattgagttttggcatgaaaaggccaaggggacaaaagccaggttcggccgccgaaggtgaagttcggccgccgaaagttgcatggtttcgcatgcacgttaggccgccgaaggaagagtcggttggccactacaaaagcccctttgcccgagacttgagtgttaaacactctgtttttgggtcaaaggtaggttcaagctctccttggtgtgatttctcatgttttcctcaaatcttgcatgttttaacttgatttgagctttgttttagagatttgagcaaaaggaagcaaagttgagcacttggagagtttgattgagttttctcctatctccaagcttggatcatcaatcctctagttcttcaagaggtaagcatggatcctcacctccccttatgtttaaagcaagttttcgaagttttggagagatttatggcatgttttggggtataagcatgagtttgagcatatgttgctcatatgagttttgttgttgtttttggggcttgaactcgtttttaggcctctatatgcatgagatatgttagaCAGAggtgacagtaggcttactacgggtcccggcggccttaagccgatctggatcctagtgccggtgatggtccggtaagcgggctgttacagacactgtatgtaacagcccggaaaccggtaccctctctgtaacggcccaaactgctcggcactaggatccagatcggcttaaggccgcctagacccgtagtgaGCCTATCCtgcactctgtgtacctgttaaaatcccatacatgatccgactggactattaactgttaaaacttttctttaaaacaaccagacttaacctttaaaacactctctgtaggtccaagcatatgaaccaaaatgctcagatatactcatctgaactagccctcgggctatctagaacacaccagtgatgctttaccaagtaacctccataccctatgcgctctgcagcatagaacccactctgtaagggtcagcatatcataagttaacttggctaccatagagtcacaggaatcaaacctggtcttctctagtggtctactctgtggatcacaggaatcaaacctggtctttcctttgcactggtcttgggtcaaaggaattaatccctgtcttccctcacagttataattcactgggtttttgaaacacaacatatattaagcctggttcgactcatttctcatcaagaaactgaatacaggatacatgcatatacaagggataaacatactataggcaaagcacattctaaaccacaAGCACACTATCTGACTGTCTATTACATCTGTAATACATATCTccttaatttacatcatgtccacactaaactattacacacatactgaagccaacactctgatgcttctgacttcccagctaaccctgtacctgcaaaactgggattaagggaaagggatgagcttctaaagcccagtgagtagaaacaccgaaaacaattcattaaataCACTctgtcatgaaatgcgtcataacacagacattccacatcttggattagacatgacctcaaaa
Coding sequences within it:
- the LOC110630039 gene encoding serine/threonine-protein phosphatase 7 long form homolog, with product MEERRNRRDRRNYILPGPNDPSLLYAQADYRSEAIWQQSMEVGAIACRRTGTILHLDDIPDQIIPYLRRTGFYGVIRLGFFALDWHLISALMERWRPETHTFMFLKGEMTITLQDVGLITGLPINGATVTGRSRHHWPSVCEALLGVVPPNSAIRGCYLKMVWLAEEFSQLADDSDEEVVQRFARAYIMRVIGSIFSDTSASRVNLIFLPLLADLEEAGNYSWGGACLAWLYRQLCKATNPEVMQIAGPLFILQIWAWDRITAVSPTL